The DNA region CCACCCGGCCAGGACCTAGGCCGCCGCGGCCGACGGTCGCTGCGGCGTACGGCGGGCCTCACCGGTGGAGCGGCCCTTGCCGCCCGTGCGGCCGCGGCGGCCCCGGGACGAGGTGGAGGCGCCGCGCCGCGGGCGGTCCACGACCGGAGCGGTGATGACGACCGGCACACCCGAGGGGGCCTGGGCACCCGTGATGCGGTTCAACTCGGCTTCGCCCGAGCGCACTTGAGTGGTCTGCGGGGTGATGCCGGCGGCGGCCATCAGCCGGCTCATCTCGCGGCGCTGGTTGGGGGTCACCAGCGTGACGACGCTGCCGGACTCGCCCGCGCGGGCCGTACGGCCTCCGCGGTGCAGGTAGTCCTTGTGGTCGCTGGGCGGGTCGACGTTCACGACGAGGTCGAGGTTGTCGACGTGGATGCCGCGGGCGGCGACGTTGGTCGCCACCAGCACCGTGACGTGCCCGGTCTTGAACTGGGTCAGGGTCCGCGTGCGCTGCGGCTGGGACTTGCCGCCGTGCAGGGCCGCGGCCCGGACGCCGCTGTTCAGCAGGTGCTCGGTCAGCCGGTCCACCGCGTGCTTGGTGTCCAGGAACATGAGCACCCGGCCTTCGCGCGCCGCGATCTCGGTGGTCGTCCGGTGCTTGTCCGCGCCGTGCACGTGGAGGACGTGGTGCTCCATCGTGGTGACCGCGCCCTGGGACGGGTCGACGGAGTGGACCACCGGGTCGGAGAGGTAGCGGCGGACCAGCAGGTCGACGTTGCGGTCGAGCGTGGCCGAGAACAGCATCCGCTGGCCCTCGGGCCGCACCTGGTTGAGCAGTTCGGTGACCTGGGGCATGAAGCCCATGTCGGCCATCTGGTCGGCCTCGTCGAGGACGGTGATGGCGACCTGGCCGAGGCGGCAGTCCCCGCGCTCGATGAGGTCCTTGAGCCGGCCCGGCGTCGCGACGACGACCTCGGCACCGGCACGCAGCGCACCGGCCTGCCGGCCGATCGGCATCCCGCCGACCACGGTGGCCAGACGCAGCGACACGGAGCGGGCGTACGGGGTGAGCGCGTCGGTGACCTGCTGGGCCAGTTCGCGGGTGGGTACGAGGACGAGCGCGAGCGGCTGCCTCGGCTCGGCGCGCAGCCCCGCCGTACGGGCGAGGAGCGCGAGACCGAAGGCGAGGGTCTTGCCCGATCCGGTGCGGCCACGGCCGAGTACGTCACGACCCGCGAGGGAGTTCGGCAGGGTCGCCGCCTGGATCGGGAACGGCACGGTCACGCCTTCCCGGCCGAGCGCGGCCAGCAGCTGCGCCGGCATGTCGAGATCGGCGAACGCCTCGACGGCGGGCAGCGCGGGGGTGGTCGTCACCGGCAGCGCGAACTCGCCCTGCGGCGCGGACCGTTGACGGCTGTAGCCCTCGGAGCGGCGCGGGGCACTGGAGTAGCCGCCCCGTCCGGAGCCCGAACCTCCCGTGCGGCCTGAACCACCCGTGCGGGAGGAGCCTCCCGAACGGGTGCGGGAGAAGCGGTCGTTCGTGCGTGTGCGGTTCATGCGGAACCTTCCTTGATGAGGCACGTATCAAGGAATTCCCGCAGCAAATGAGCAGCGCAGAGAATTGCAAGAACGAGCCGAAGAGAATGGGGGGCCGAATCGGATCGGCGGGGAATGCTCGCGGGATACGTCGCTGAAGTTCGAGGCGATATTCCGGCGGTGGGGCCGGGTATTCCGTGTGGGAGGGTCCGGCAGTATGTCAACCGGAGCGTCGGTCCGAGCATTCCCGAGGAGCGGGATGGAGCGGGTTTTCTGGAAAGCAGCGAGCTGGGGCCCGCACCCCAAGGTGCGGGCCCCAGCTGCGAAGTACGCGTCAGCGTCAGGCCGGAACGATGTTCTCGGCCGTCGGGCCCTTCTGGCC from Streptomyces sp. NBC_00258 includes:
- a CDS encoding DEAD/DEAH box helicase, coding for MNRTRTNDRFSRTRSGGSSRTGGSGRTGGSGSGRGGYSSAPRRSEGYSRQRSAPQGEFALPVTTTPALPAVEAFADLDMPAQLLAALGREGVTVPFPIQAATLPNSLAGRDVLGRGRTGSGKTLAFGLALLARTAGLRAEPRQPLALVLVPTRELAQQVTDALTPYARSVSLRLATVVGGMPIGRQAGALRAGAEVVVATPGRLKDLIERGDCRLGQVAITVLDEADQMADMGFMPQVTELLNQVRPEGQRMLFSATLDRNVDLLVRRYLSDPVVHSVDPSQGAVTTMEHHVLHVHGADKHRTTTEIAAREGRVLMFLDTKHAVDRLTEHLLNSGVRAAALHGGKSQPQRTRTLTQFKTGHVTVLVATNVAARGIHVDNLDLVVNVDPPSDHKDYLHRGGRTARAGESGSVVTLVTPNQRREMSRLMAAAGITPQTTQVRSGEAELNRITGAQAPSGVPVVITAPVVDRPRRGASTSSRGRRGRTGGKGRSTGEARRTPQRPSAAAA